Within Vicia villosa cultivar HV-30 ecotype Madison, WI linkage group LG1, Vvil1.0, whole genome shotgun sequence, the genomic segment GGTTGAGTAGTATGGACAATTTCGTTTGATTGAGAGGGCGAGGCAACGAGTGTTGTGTTAGTGGTGGCCGAACGGTGGTGTTTTGAATCACGGCGGAGAAGAAGGATTCTCCGTCGCGCCGTCGCCGTTGGAGAGAAGAGAGAGGCGAGAATGAGAGTCTGAGAAATTGAATAGGGAACGACGCTTCTAAACCCTAATTATcccctttcttcttttttattagtagtattaattaattgattaattgagttttagaggTTTAAAATGCGTGATTAACGTTAATCAGATTTGGTAAATAGAGATTAAATCATTTTGTTAAAAACCTAAGATAACAAAATCTGCACATGATAAGTCTGTTGGATCATCACAACTGGGCCACGAAACTGCTAAGTCACACCCCCACTGGCCCGTGTACCGTTTTCTTTCACTACAAAAATTGCAACAAAAACAGCTCCTGGTCTCATGcttttgggccctgcgccccaatTTGCTATCTACACCTTAAACTCATTTTGCACCCCCTGTTCATGttagatttaggttttaattagtttttttttcctatttcttttaggtactaaaaatactaattttctacCATCATTTTAGACCTTTAATACACAATTTTGACATAgagaataatcataaaaaatattagtttaggctaattcattcttttaattctttttgcttaatttgtaattcaattcctctcattaaaatcaatataaaatattcttaggccacttttgtactatattttttggcttgttgcttcatgcttgtgtataatttggtaccattataccattctcaattttgctcatgtatcttacttatgacttctaattgtgacttcattttcatgtctctttaattcctaactttaggtagaaaccatgacaacattaggacttagaagttcccttcatgacacttaagctagttattcattttaggctagttttcctttcctttttctttgcaacattaaaacattaacaaatggagatgcgaatcacattaagaaagtgatagagaaatgagtgggattcattccctaatctgtttctcaatcacttagtggcatagaaatgagtgggattcattccctaatctgtttctcggtcactacttaatgggagggaaatgagtgggattcattccctaatctgtttctcgaacattaactaatgggatagaaatgagtgggattcattccctaatctgtttctcgaacattacataatgggatagaagtgagtgggattcattccctaatctgcttctcgatcattatacattttatgtgattcgaatcacaaagtaaattcccttaaaaaacactcaaccaaaaacacttaaaacacttaataaaggctcagacctaaatcaaagtaatgaagtggtgcgaagcgttgtattgggttttgttcatcatggaattacatctaaaagacacaaaccaagtttctctcttctctctcttgcctccgaggcattctttctcttgccttcagggcattctttctcctaatcggacacgttatttccgctccattcccaacttaagactccagaggtcgagcagcggagtgcgaatgtaacttcgtccactaaaaaacacaaaaacaaacaaaagctaaagagccgaactacggcgctctgattcctgaaaaggatacgtaggcattgggtcgcggggcctaagcgagcacaactatttataaaccttattttccccgtgtttcttttctttcatttgcatgcattccctaagtaattaagctttagatttatacaccctttagatagcaacaaacataggtggataccatcgagtacgatgggcgtgaggggtgctagcaccttccccttgcgtaaccgactcccgtaccctatctctggtcgaaagacctcgttcttattcatcttaggttttctgatattcctttcccactttgggataaatatattggtggcgactctgttcatcatttcgcgagcgtgcgataatactctttcagaatatgattgagactaggaatggatttttctgattcagaaggagatccactatctttggataattttaaaactttttccttcagttcagaattttccacttccagcttcttagtttcaaattcaaattgctttttcagctttttgtatttgatactaagatgagccttgagttccagaagttcagttaaactggaaactaactcttctctagatagttcagaaaatacctcttcagaatctgattctgatgtagattctgatccatcatccactgtagccatcagtgcaaagttagcttgctctccttcagagtctgattctgattctgattcagaatcatcccatgttgccataagacatttcttcttatgaaacttcttcttgggatttttcttctgaagttttggacattcactcttgaagtgtcTAGGCTCatacgaccttcttcttgtcagatcttctgccaccagaagattctcctcgttcaaacttctttgaacttctgaagcttttgaacttcctttgcttgctcttccagagttggtttacccttctggagatcatggacagttcatcttcttcttctgattctgattcttcagaatctacttcttcagcctgaaaagcattagtgcattttttaatattagattttaatgcaatagacttacctttcttctgaggctcatttgcatccagctctatctcatggcttctcaaggcactgattagctcttccaaagaaacctcattcagattctttgcaatcttgaatgcagtcaccattggaccccatcttctgggtaagcttctgatgatcttctttacatgatcagccttggtgtagccatTGTCCAGAacccttaatccagcagttagcgtttgaaatcttgagaacatcttctcaatatcttcatcgtcctccatcttgaaggcttcatatttctggattagagcaagagctttggtatccttgacttgagcatttccttcatgggtcattttcaatgactcatatatatcataggcagtttctctgttagatatcttctcatactcagcatgagagataacattcagcaaaacagtcctacatttatgatgatttttgaaaagcttcttttgatcatcattcatttcttgtcttgtaagccttatgccagtagcgttcactggatgtttgtaaccatccatcagaagatcccataagtcaccatctagaccaaggaagtaactttcaagtttatctttctagtattcaaagttttcaccatcaaatattggcggtctagtataaccattgttaccatttccattgtattgcttagCTGAGCCATatgtagatgtagatgaaggtggtggagtctcaaccatcttgacttaatgtttttctgttcctgaatcttttctaaacacggttaagtgcttgcaccttagaaccggcgctctgatgccaattgaaggatagaaaaacacttagaaagggggggtttgaataagtgtagctttaaaaacttgtaagataaaaactatttgcacaatgatttttatcctggttcgttgttaactaaactactccagtccacccccttggagtgatttacctcacctgaggatttaatccactaatcacacgagattacaatggttttccacttagccaactgctaagtcttctagagtatcctgatcacaacttgatcactctggggacaatctgcttagataccttctaagactttctagagtatactgatcaacaacttgATCagtctagttcttacaacttaatgtagacagattctaagagttacaatgcttcttataaagctattatcacaactgtgactcttaagtttaagcttaaatctcactaagaaattacaacagcaatgtagtgagtttgatgaagtttgagagcttttgaatttgacagcgtttctgtctAATTCGCAAGTGTTgtttttagcttctcatcagaacttcatagttataggcgcttgagaagatgaccgttgggagcatttaatgctttgcgtaatccgtacagcattgcatttaatgtttcactcttttgtcaactacctcgagccttgttttcgctgtgtctactaacattgcctttaatagcttccaacattccttttgtcagtcagcgtagcctgccagtctagtacttgcttctgatctgatgtttgtgtaaacaacgtttgaatatcatcagagtcaaacagcttggtgcagagcatcttcttgtcttctgaccttgaagtgcttctgagcgtgataccatgagaacttcagtgcttctgcttctgatctcaagttcttctgatgcttccatagacccatgttctgattctgcttgaccatcttttgatgtcttgccagaccatgttctgatgttgcatgctgaaccttctgagtcagtgcttcttgcgctgattttgtgcatactcattatacaattcctgaaatggaaattgcatagtattagagtaccacattatctcatacaaagttcatatgcttgttatcatcaaaactaagaatattgatcagaacaaatcttgttctaacaggatcAAAGTATGTTCACGAAGCCATTACCAAAATTGTCACTCGTATCTTGGATGAACAACATCAGGTCCCTGGGATATCCTTTCCTCTGCAAACTGTGATCCCTGAAACCATTGCTGCACCTAGGGCAAACATCATAGGGAAGTCATCTAATGATGATGATGCCCACATGGTTGATGACGATGTACACTCTCCTGATGGTGGTGTACATATGACTAAGGAGGAAGATAATGATGATAATGTCCAAAAAGACAATGTTGATGCAGATGTCATTGAGGATGTAAATGACATTGGGGATACTGGTGCTGATGCTGGTACAAGTACTGCCACTAACACAAGCACACAAGTTGTGGACCTTGATGACTATTCTGATAATGATATGGTAGCTGCTATGAACCCTAGCATAGACAAAAGGCTCATGACTAGGAGGAAAGGTAAGGTTGTTGTTCAAAGTTCTCCCAAGAGAAAGGTTGCTCCTAAAAGTCCCTTTGCTAACTCTATCAAGAAGAAAAGTACCTCTACAGGTCCCATTAAGAGCAGAGCTGTATCTCAGAGTGTTGGTCCTACCAAATCTTGGAGCAAAGTGGTCCCCAAGAAAAGAAAGGCTCAAGCCATTGTTGACTCTGACTctgatgttgatgttgatgttcaAGACATTCCACTAAGGAAGAAGCCAACAACTAGTAAGCTTGCTGCTAGCGTTCCTGAGGTACCCATTAATAATATCTCCTTTCATTATCCTTCCAGTGTCAATAGGTGGAAATATTTCCACCACAAGAGGTTAGCCTTGGAAAGGAAGTTGGCTCAAAATGTCCTTGAGAATAAAGAAATCATGGACCTGATTCATGAAGTTGGTCTAATGAAAACTGTTGTTCATTTGCCCAAGTGCTATGAAATGCTGGTAAAAGAGTTCATTGTGAATCTATCAGAAGACTGTGCAGATAGAAAATCAAAGGATTTTAGGAAAGTGTATGTGAGAGGAAAGTGTGTTATCTTCTCCTCGACTGTTATCAACAATTTTCTTGGAAGATCTAATGAAGCCCAACCTGAGTTAGAAGTGTCTGACAATAAAATATGTGAGGTTATCACTGCTAAGCAGGTGAAAGGATGGCCCCTGAAAGGAAAACTTTCTGCAAGCAAGCTCAGCATAAAGTATGCAATGCTACACAAGATTGGAGCTGCTAACTGGGTGCCCACAAACCACAAGTCAACTGTTGCTACTATGCTGGGAAAGTTTATATATGCTGTTGGAACCAAGACAAAGTTTAACTATGGTACTTACATATTTGATCAGACAATGAAGCATGCCGGGAGTTTTAGTGTGAAGGGTCCTATTGCCTTCCCATCTATCATATGTGGTATAATTTTAAATCAGTATCCTAATATCCTAAGTGAAATGATTCTGTTTGCAAAAGGGAAAGTGCTCTCTCATTTCACTACAAGCTGTTTCAAGGAACCCATGTTCCTAACATTGTCACAACATCAGCTGGAACATCCAAAGACAACACATCTACAGGTAAAGATGATGTGATTGCAATGCTCAGGGAAACATGCAAGGAGCTGGAGTCCAGAAAACTGGCTCTTGAAAAATTGATCAGCTCTCTTGAAATGGAAGAAGGTGCGGAATTTGCTGTGAATGAGGAAGCAGGTCCTGAGGCAGATGATGAACAAGAGGATGATTCAGATGAGGTGGAAGAAGAAGAGGCCAGTCCAGATGATGGCACAGATGAAAAAGGTGATGAAGACAGTTCTGGCGGTTCTTAATCTGAAAACTATAACTGCTATTAATGATGTTTTTTTTGTGTTCAATGAATTTGTTTCTTTCTGATTCAGGCATATACTTAATTGAATTTCAAggttgctttggcaacatttctggcaaaaagggggagtagtgtAGTCACCCCAGGACAACAATTTTTGTGTGCTGTTGAATGAAGTTTAATTCTGGAGGTTTACTACTGCAGTTTATTTTTGTAGTTAGTAGTGTTGCTGCATAAGGAAGTATTGATCTGTTTGTGAATGAAGTTTAATTCTGGAGGTTTACTACTGCAGTTTATTTCTATAGTTAGTAGTGTTGCTGCATAAGGAAGTATTGATTTGTTTGTGCGGTGGTATGCATGATGgtagttgtaatacggtgaactgacttttatatcgaaatgtcgcggtaagcaagagtcgccaccgacttttattttatccaaatatcagaaaggctaaaagaacaggaaaaaccttttaaataaaaaaaagggttcaggtggtaattatgcaaagggaaggtgtaaggcaccctttgcatccatggttttccatgggctcttaattgctttgctctttgttttcagaaatgtagaagaagaagaaagtggactttagctcgtaaatgagcgtagccatttttgaaggattatgagaaagaatatgaaaaaagtttttagagcaaggcaaaccaattaggggcaattaccttaatatttgaaaaaatgttcttttagcctttcgggtAAAAGGGTCTATCctcgccataagagggcaggaagcctttcatttggaggttgaagggtcatcgcattgtcgttcgccataagactatcccatgccatagagaggcaagtagtctaagggaaggaccagaatagcctttttcgtaggcagccagaagatacctcagcctttttcgtaggcaacttccgagggtcgaagtcatattagtgtatcgaaggcagcatcattagggacttatgacctttatttgtatcgaggcagcatggttgaggtatcctcgtattcgagggacatggctattctgcaaaaacaaggcaacagacaacaaggcaacaggcagcaaagaggttaccccaaaagcgtgcgtgtgtgcaacaatcatgtgattatattcagaaaattatcttataattaattatctaaattgatttaaggcttgcactccctaggattactaaccacggcaACTAATATTAGCAATTAAAGTAACAgtaacggggaagggaaattgcaaccagcggaggagaggggaattgaaaccagcgggataaaaataatattatagatctaacacaagtaataatcaaGACCAAGGTTTAGGGCTACCGATATTtgaagctttggcaattggcgaacccctgaaaaaaatgaaaaaaatagaaagcaaaataggggtgagtgcattatcggctCCAATGCAGGTATgcttaaccctaatcaataaaaataacaataaaagaaaaaaaggtaaaagaaacttagcttcgattgatgaaggttgatagtcggaggttgtcttgagcattgactctgaccatctgagaattgacagaagaaaTAATAGGAAGTAGTGAGTGTATGGTTAATTCAATGGCAATTaaagttaaccctaatttgataaaaaaacaaaaataaaatagaatgattatttaaaataaatatgaaataggacttagctttgatttgatctgatatagtTCGTAGTCGGTAAGTATTTGAggagtaaccctgaaaaatgggcaaAAACAGACAGAAAAGGGAGTGAGTGCGGagagagtccattgactttcgaggttttagccctattatcaattttataatgcaaataaatatttaaaggaaaataaaatcagaaCTTAGCTTTGTAAAAGGCGAGGCACGGGATCGGGAGGTATCTGAAAGTGACCATGGAAAGAATGCGCAAAGAAACATTTCTCAGTGTATGACTAATTCtcgcaaaccctaattaggacacaagttaaccatgattaatagaataaataaaatcgaactaattaattattggttttcaacctaattaattaaatcggtaaaatatatattttttgatttaaattatctaaccctaataacttaatcaattaaaaaataaaaataaaaataaattgaataattaaacaaatagattaatttatttaatcatttaaattaaataaaattattagtaataataaatatttttatgttttatgtttttttaagaaaaaggaaaaaagaattataatgatttttattaaaatgaattttggaaagaaagaaatatataaaccaaataaaaataatgttgtataattaaaatataaaaaagaattagAAATACTCAGCTTTTATCCAGTGTGGTTGGCGCTGATGACCATGGTATGTTCCTCATCTTTTAGATGCGTTGGATCTGAGGTTGTCTTGATCTGATAGCTGGAATTGAGAGGCTTACCATGCACGTTGACGGGCTAGGAACACTGGATCTTTGATCAtgtaattgataaaaataaattggcgagcctggggatcgaacccaggtccctcAATTTGCAAGTGCGCCTTTTACCACTCGTGCTTGTTGAATACAATTGATCCCCTGAATATTATATaacgaaaataataataaaaaatttcaaaacgtAAAAGAAGGCGCGCGCAGGTCGTCTTCTTCATTGGGATTATTCTGAACCAGACAACCCTTTACCTACGGCTTTAAGCGTAGCTATTTATCTCCCTCATCCAAAACGGTAAATCACAACCAATAAACACACAAAAACAATTCGAATCAACCATAAAGGGCCTCGCAAACTCATTGGACTTATCAATTTGCTCCAAAATTGCCTCTAACTCAAACCCCTATCTTAGAGCAAccggaaccctaacaatggcatatttCAACACCTGCACTTAAAGTTCAATCAAATAGCCCAGAAAGGTTCTACgactcaagacaaacatgaatatATGATCGAATTACGTTTATGACTCATAAATTCTTGAAATCGAAAATTTTGGAAAAGAGTGTGCAAACCGAGTTTGTGTATTGGATGACTGCTACTCTGTGCTTCAATCACGATCAGGATAGGTTCAGAGAGGCTCCAAGAACATGACTTGGTCTCTAAAACCTCTTGAATTACTCTGCAACTTAGGAACCGATTTCAATTTGCTCTTGCAACTTtttagttttttgtttgtttattaggGGTCATAAGGATGTCGAATCTCGCCCCCTGCAGGTCTGCAATTTCTCCCCTTATATAATAGAACTCATTAGGGTTAGAATTATAGGCCAAACCCTTCTAAATCTTGGATTGCAAGTTTTGAGAAATTTGActtcaaatctttctaaaattgacTCAACTTCAATCTTTTCCACCCAATCTGATTATGCACGAAATTTTATTGGCATTTAGGCATAAATGATGATTATATTTGACACATATGAGATCtctatcaaatatttgatttttttacttgattaaaatcactttttaaatgattaaaaaatcatataaaatcaaataaaatgttaaaattcgTGCCAATTATATTTTAAGTCTTGGATGACTTGAGGATTAAGATTgggtcataaaaagttgggctccttttgcaaaaaattcaatttgaggcctttttatttcatattttcctcttaaaatcgaccaattttgacaaggcatatctccctcaatttttgagatatggaggatttctaggactttttggaaacctcaagatgtcctctacaagccactttggaagcttttttccatttgaggattttatcttgatgatataccctttgacaaaaaactgcttttggttgactttcaaaaaggacctattaTGTTTtaagtcatatctctcaaaagaagcatttttagacttggcatgtgagagacaaagttgtagagaattcaatttccttcaaaatgagctttggaaggaaaatttctgatgttccatgtaggagttatggctggtcaaagttcagttgacttttcctatacaaaccctaatttagaaactttttgacatgttgatttttgatctttccttgatgaaccatgatcaattcttgatcaaatggtgaattatacttcaatatgaggatcttgacaaaaaatcaggagttttgactatactttgaccacagttgacttttaggctaacctagtcgattgttgactttcagaacaattgagtgaccaattctttgagctgagacttgatacttgtcatggaggtaatgtgagaTATGTTGATCCAtataggatgccttggagccattgattcattgtttTTCCTTTGAACAACCCAATCCCTAGtttctgatctttgcttaggagagtgtgtctaggagccttaggtattgatttgaatttgagcaagagaaatagtatgggcaaattttggggtatgacagtagtgTAGAATATGCATGATGGTGTGTGTGATAGTATGATAGTTATGTAGCTATGTATGCTAATTGATGTGGTAGTTTAGCTGTAATGGTAGCTATACCTGATGATTGCTTGATGGTACTGTGTAGTTGCATTAGATACTCCTGCAGGTGTGGTTGTTTGGTTGTGTGTTGTGTGTTATTTTTTCTGCTGCAAATAGTCTCTGATGATGTGGTGataggttgttttagccaaaaatttgccaaagggggagtttgtagatgttttcatattggttgcattttatggtaaaacattcatgtgtgtgTGATGTCTTGACTAGTGTCATGACATGCTATGTGTAGTGTTGTGCAgaaatttgttagaacaagaaatgttctgatcaatattcttagttttgatgataacattatgtatgaattttgtataagagaatgtggtactctaattattcacgttttccatttcaggaaaagtataaaagagtatgcacaaatcagcgttcagacgcactgacccagaagttctggatggcttcattagcacatgatctggcaagacatcagaagatggtcctatagaatcagaacatgaactggaaagcataagaagatggcag encodes:
- the LOC131658876 gene encoding uncharacterized protein LOC131658876; amino-acid sequence: MIEEEGISVMGVDEDGIFIMGVDEYGISERVGGWIFSGVWFKTGVDRDGGGGFGMVKLFCGSEGGSKYVHEAITKIVTRILDEQHQVPGISFPLQTVIPETIAAPRANIIGKSSNDDDAHMVDDDVHSPDGGVHMTKEEDNDDNVQKDNVDADVIEDVNDIGDTGADAGTSTATNTSTQVVDLDDYSDNDMVAAMNPSIDKRLMTRRKGKVVVQSSPKRKVAPKSPFANSIKKKSTSTGPIKSRAVSQSVGPTKSWSKVVPKKRKAQAIVDSDSDVDVDVQDIPLRKKPTTSKLAASVPEVPINNISFHYPSSVNRWKYFHHKRLALERKLAQNVLENKEIMDLIHEVGLMKTVVHLPKCYEMLVKEFIVNLSEDCADRKSKDFRKVYVRGKCVIFSSTVINNFLGRSNEAQPELEVSDNKICEVITAKQVKGWPLKGKLSASKLSIKYAMLHKIGAANWVPTNHKSTVATMLGKFIYAVGTKTKFNYGTYIFDQTMKHAGSFSVKGPIAFPSIICGIILNQESALSFHYKLFQGTHVPNIVTTSAGTSKDNTSTGKDDVIAMLRETCKELESRKLALEKLISSLEMEEGAEFAVNEEAGPEADDEQEDDSDEVEEEEASPDDGTDEKGDEDSSGGS